Proteins encoded within one genomic window of Sulfurovum sp. XGS-02:
- a CDS encoding archease, giving the protein MNKRYSYFDHDADIGIIGRGKSLEESFESAAVAMFSIMADVDLLHCDELIEVTFEEEDKEFALIEWLNTLLALAHMKHLVLGRFELHKEGDSWRGKAWGDRWHKDLERGTEVKGATLTMLSVKEDEDHWEAQCVVDV; this is encoded by the coding sequence ATGAACAAAAGATATAGCTACTTTGATCATGATGCAGATATCGGTATTATTGGAAGAGGGAAGAGTCTGGAAGAATCATTTGAATCAGCTGCAGTGGCGATGTTTTCTATAATGGCTGATGTAGATCTATTACATTGTGATGAATTGATAGAAGTGACATTCGAGGAAGAAGATAAGGAGTTTGCCCTGATAGAGTGGCTTAATACACTTTTGGCTTTAGCGCATATGAAACATCTTGTTTTGGGTCGGTTTGAACTGCATAAAGAGGGTGATTCCTGGAGAGGGAAAGCATGGGGGGATAGATGGCATAAAGATCTGGAACGGGGTACTGAGGTCAAAGGGGCAACACTGACCATGTTATCTGTGAAAGAAGATGAAGATCATTGGGAAGCTCAGTGTGTCGTAGATGTGTAA